A window from Leptothermofonsia sichuanensis E412 encodes these proteins:
- a CDS encoding alpha/beta fold hydrolase, whose protein sequence is MTKLGNMAYYTAETAFWLPEQDSNLPSLPTLVFLHGFGGGSSAYEWSKVYPAFAVEYRVLAPDLIGWGRSEHPARSYQVMDYITTITEFLEQTCGEPVPVVASSLTAAIVIRAAIARPDLFKSLILTTPAGLSDFGEDYTRSFFAQLISTPILDRLLYSVGIANPAGIRSFLEERQFAHPERVYAEIVEAYLESAQQPNAEYAALSFVRGDLCFDLSLYINQLTTPTAMIWGRQSQFTSPTIGQRLAAMNPKAIRALEILEDVGLTPQLELPAVTIGLIRRFLTQLSQEN, encoded by the coding sequence ATGACTAAGCTTGGGAACATGGCTTATTACACAGCCGAAACCGCGTTCTGGTTGCCTGAGCAGGATAGCAATTTGCCTTCCCTGCCAACGCTGGTATTTCTGCATGGCTTTGGCGGTGGCTCCTCTGCCTATGAATGGTCAAAAGTTTATCCAGCATTTGCGGTGGAATACCGGGTGCTGGCACCCGATTTGATTGGCTGGGGACGATCCGAACATCCAGCCCGGAGTTACCAGGTGATGGACTACATCACAACTATCACAGAGTTTCTGGAGCAGACCTGTGGTGAACCGGTACCTGTGGTGGCTTCTTCGCTGACAGCCGCCATCGTGATTCGGGCGGCGATCGCCCGCCCCGATCTGTTCAAATCCCTGATTCTGACTACACCTGCCGGGCTTTCAGACTTTGGCGAAGACTACACCCGTAGTTTTTTTGCCCAACTGATCAGCACGCCTATCCTGGATCGGTTGCTTTACAGTGTTGGAATTGCCAATCCGGCTGGGATTCGGAGCTTTCTGGAAGAGCGTCAGTTTGCTCATCCAGAACGGGTTTACGCTGAAATTGTCGAAGCCTATCTGGAGTCTGCCCAACAACCCAACGCGGAGTATGCCGCTCTTTCCTTTGTGCGGGGCGATCTATGTTTTGACCTGTCGCTTTACATCAACCAGCTCACAACCCCCACCGCGATGATTTGGGGCAGGCAGTCGCAGTTTACCAGTCCCACCATTGGTCAGCGGCTTGCCGCCATGAACCCCAAAGCCATCCGTGCCCTGGAAATCCTGGAAGATGTAGGGTTAACCCCTCAACTGGAACTGCCTGCCGTTACGATTGGGCTGATCCGGCGGTTTTTGACACAACTGAGCCAGGAAAACTAA